A portion of the Flavobacteriales bacterium genome contains these proteins:
- a CDS encoding DUF960 domain-containing protein has product MSNWVLKQQETEGTYQFSGTFLVTSRVNRTIPVDTIASMYLKIQELVKEKGGLDYLQVFVNTETEQKLFFIDQLNKEMIESGNYRTEDNHCTLMYSSEY; this is encoded by the coding sequence ATGAGCAATTGGGTTTTAAAACAACAAGAAACCGAAGGGACGTACCAGTTTTCGGGTACGTTTTTGGTTACCAGTAGGGTAAACCGAACTATTCCTGTAGATACCATAGCATCTATGTATCTCAAAATTCAAGAATTGGTAAAAGAAAAAGGCGGTTTAGATTATTTGCAAGTCTTTGTAAATACCGAAACCGAACAAAAGCTTTTCTTTATCGACCAACTAAACAAAGAAATGATTGAAAGCGGTAATTACAGAACCGAAGACAATCATTGTACACTCATGTATTCAAGTGAGTATTAA
- a CDS encoding ATP-binding protein has protein sequence MLVEFNPYKVISQKDLSEIVGNSPIKLGKIVKLSNEKFNWVLQSWVKQIEVFLSKSEKIPELYYELLQQRFITFEEYTQLFSSIDVEDYAYFPPYRCFNIKDKTELSIFTSNKQPTFESFLQTFSKEIKNNNLNGLDILLSDIDATLKKENLNRHSYIVGKTGSGKSELLKLLFTNITRKSEDCLILVDPHGDLAKQFAQVVQDEQPQRLLYFDPFLHSKEEKYPIINPLFSEGKSEQEIDLLAQNLTAVFEELLPNELSTNMKAVLEPCISVLLKQGNCSLSDLQQLIKGDKKLLSEAKKNAKHHRLFFENFNDGLYTQTKSAIFTKIQSLLNSRVFYNCVTGTNTINLSQAIKEKKIIIFNLNKGLFGEEHAQAFGKLLISQIKNFALKQNEKERKQIYLAVDECHNFISKSMETILTEARKYRLSLILSNQMSKQLGGIEETTLSNVGAFFVGNSNSKETLQKISSISDIPMMDLKATPNYHFWFNSNNQSFQFKVSDELLDVPNNFETIKTASLSYYGKHEEENNDAQKKEKPKFGL, from the coding sequence ATGTTAGTTGAATTCAATCCATACAAAGTAATCTCCCAAAAAGACTTATCTGAAATTGTGGGAAATAGCCCTATAAAATTAGGGAAAATTGTTAAATTAAGTAACGAAAAATTTAATTGGGTTTTACAATCTTGGGTAAAACAGATAGAAGTCTTTTTATCTAAATCCGAAAAAATCCCTGAATTATATTATGAGCTATTACAACAACGGTTTATAACTTTTGAAGAATATACACAGTTATTTTCTTCAATAGACGTTGAGGATTATGCTTATTTTCCTCCATATAGATGTTTTAATATAAAAGACAAAACTGAACTTTCTATTTTCACATCCAATAAGCAACCAACCTTTGAAAGTTTCTTACAAACATTTTCTAAAGAAATTAAAAACAATAATCTAAATGGGTTAGATATTCTACTAAGCGATATTGATGCAACATTAAAGAAAGAAAACCTTAATAGGCATAGTTATATTGTAGGGAAAACTGGTAGTGGAAAATCGGAACTATTGAAGCTTTTGTTTACCAATATCACAAGAAAATCAGAAGACTGTTTAATCTTGGTTGACCCTCATGGAGATTTAGCAAAGCAATTTGCACAAGTTGTACAAGACGAACAACCGCAAAGACTCCTCTACTTCGATCCGTTCTTACATTCAAAAGAAGAGAAATATCCAATTATCAATCCTTTGTTTAGCGAAGGAAAAAGTGAACAAGAAATAGACTTATTGGCTCAAAACTTAACAGCCGTATTTGAAGAACTTCTTCCGAATGAATTAAGTACAAATATGAAAGCCGTTTTAGAGCCTTGTATTTCTGTTTTATTGAAGCAAGGAAATTGTTCCTTATCAGATTTACAACAATTGATAAAAGGAGATAAAAAACTATTGAGCGAAGCCAAAAAAAATGCAAAGCATCATAGGTTGTTTTTTGAGAATTTCAATGATGGTTTGTACACTCAAACCAAAAGTGCCATTTTCACAAAGATACAATCGCTCTTAAATTCACGAGTTTTCTATAATTGTGTAACAGGCACAAATACGATTAATCTTTCTCAAGCTATTAAAGAAAAGAAAATTATCATTTTCAATTTGAATAAAGGTCTATTTGGAGAAGAACACGCTCAAGCTTTCGGGAAATTACTTATTTCACAAATCAAAAATTTTGCACTCAAGCAAAATGAAAAAGAAAGAAAACAAATATACTTAGCCGTAGATGAATGCCACAATTTTATTTCTAAAAGTATGGAAACCATACTTACAGAAGCAAGAAAGTATCGTTTAAGCCTTATTTTATCTAACCAAATGAGCAAACAGCTTGGTGGCATAGAAGAAACAACACTTAGTAACGTTGGGGCATTTTTTGTTGGAAACTCGAACAGTAAAGAAACCCTACAAAAAATCAGTAGTATTTCTGATATTCCTATGATGGATTTAAAAGCTACACCTAATTATCATTTTTGGTTTAACTCCAATAATCAATCCTTCCAATTTAAAGTTTCGGATGAATTGTTGGATGTACCAAATAATTTTGAAACCATCAAAACTGCTTCATTGTCTTATTATGGTAAGCATGAAGAAGAAAACAATGATGCTCAAAAGAAAGAAAAGCCGAAGTTTGGACTTTAG
- a CDS encoding type II toxin-antitoxin system PemK/MazF family toxin gives MDNNNEEEYIKDFDNWSILKQEIHHSERERIYFKPREIYNAHLGVNIGSEADGKDEVFLRPVLVIKKIGNLFFVVPMTTKGKEDSPFYYSLPYSYFDKDSSLMLSQARIVDRKRLIRKI, from the coding sequence ATGGATAACAATAACGAAGAAGAATACATTAAAGATTTTGATAATTGGAGTATTTTAAAACAAGAAATTCATCATTCAGAACGTGAAAGAATTTATTTTAAACCAAGGGAAATATATAATGCCCATTTAGGGGTAAACATTGGTTCAGAAGCCGATGGAAAAGATGAAGTTTTCCTAAGACCCGTTTTGGTTATCAAAAAAATTGGAAATTTGTTTTTTGTTGTGCCAATGACTACGAAAGGGAAAGAAGATAGCCCTTTTTATTATTCACTCCCGTATTCCTATTTTGATAAAGACTCTAGCTTAATGCTTTCTCAAGCAAGAATAGTAGATAGAAAAAGACTTATTAGAAAAATATGA
- a CDS encoding DEAD/DEAH box helicase family protein codes for MKKTFDQTLEEYREISFSERDKGDRFERLMQAYLQTDPTYTSLFQYVWLWNEFPNKDEFGGKDTGIDLVALTYEGDYWAIQCKCYQENSTIDKKSVDSFLSTSSREFKDSHSNTIGFSQRLWISTTNKWGANAQEAIRNQNPPVTRINLTDLQNAPVDWEKLESGITGELARTSKKELYEHQKEALNNTEKHFSKHNRGKLIMACGTGKTFTSLRIAENETKDKGLVLFLVPSIALLGQTLREWSANSKEPINPICICSDSKITRQQANADFGDSSAIDLALPASTDVKNIVRQFQAIDLRKKSGMTVVFSTYQSIEVIAKAQNELSKINPNKSEFDLIICDEAHRTTGVSISKEDSSAFVKVHDNDFIKSKKRLYMTATPRLFSDDSKSKATQNDAILCSMDDESLYGQEMFRIGFGEAVEKGMLTDYKVLILTLNDTDVPASIQRMIANSEEEITADDASKLIGCVNALSKQVLGDEGLIKNSDPEPMKRAVAFCQNISVSKKITNNFNDTTDIYLDDLEQKAKEKMVSVSSNHIDGSMSAPERDELLNWLKSTSADANECRVLTNVRCLSEGVDVPSLDAVLFLSARNSQVDVVQSVGRVMRKAKGKKYGYIIIPVVVPTNVEASKALDNNDRFKVVWSVLNALRAHDDRFNATINKIDLNKKKPNQILVGGASHGKEDFSGDGVNEPAEEYGQMSKQLALQFEELQGVMYAKMVKKVGDRVYWEKWAKDVAIIAENQIARITHLVEEDSQHQKAFNNFLLGLQKNINPSISKDQAIEMLSQHIITKPVFEALFEGYSFVENNAVSKAMQSMMNILENSRIEKDTQALDKFYKSVKKRASGIDNAEGKQKIIIELYDKFFKTAFPKMVEQLGIVYTPVEVVDFIIHSVNDVLKKEFNRTVSDENVHILDPFTGTGTFITRLLQSGLIKQKDLFRKYTKELHANEIVLLAYYIAAVNIENAYHDATEDPNDGIGKEKFTPFDGIVLTDTFQLAETQKSEKLFSEMFPQNSERVQKQKDAPIQVIMGNPPYSIGQKSANDNAQNQEYTKLNSRIENTYAKASDAGLSKSLYDAYIKAFRWSTDRLSKEHGGVIAFVSNGAWLDGNSTDGFRKTIEEEFSSIYVFNLRGNQRTSGELSRKEGGKIFGSGSRTPISITLLIKQPNHSEKATIYYHDIGDYLSQKEKLQIIADFKSVDNLPIKTLKPNIEGDWINQRNTIFDTFIPIEPEKKFDTKTQSFFNTYAVGISTSRDYWIYNFSRKRVLHNMKSLIEFYNNQRFLFHNQKDNEVSDVRVFLDNNPNKISWSRALRNDVKKNKPHQFKENVLTTSLYRPFNKITLYNDRNLIESPGLNNSFFPSNHDTKNVVISITGKGSLGFSFIITNVIPDVCLSKMGNGGNQTFPLYYYEKNENKQNTLFDANTEDEFIRKDGVSDFILKRAIKQYGKSVSKEDIFYYVYGILHSSEYRATFANDLKKMLPRIPLVDKPKDFWAFSKAGRSLADLHLNYEEIKAFEDVKIVGMEFKFFKVEKMRFGKKKIDIDGKKKSVNDKSIINFNSKITITNIPEKAYEYKVNGKSAIEWIMERYQVKTDKKSGITNNPNDWADEVGNPKYILNLLLSIINLSVQTVEIVDNLPKLKFD; via the coding sequence ATGAAAAAAACATTTGACCAAACACTGGAGGAGTATCGTGAAATTTCATTTTCAGAAAGAGATAAAGGAGACAGGTTTGAAAGATTAATGCAAGCATATTTGCAAACAGACCCAACATACACAAGTCTTTTTCAATACGTTTGGTTATGGAATGAGTTCCCTAATAAAGATGAATTTGGAGGGAAAGATACGGGTATAGATTTAGTAGCTCTTACCTATGAAGGTGATTACTGGGCTATACAATGTAAGTGTTATCAAGAAAATTCAACTATTGATAAAAAATCCGTAGATTCATTCTTATCTACTTCAAGTAGAGAATTTAAAGATTCTCATTCTAATACAATTGGTTTTTCTCAAAGGTTATGGATATCTACAACTAATAAATGGGGAGCAAATGCACAGGAAGCAATCAGAAATCAAAATCCTCCTGTAACAAGAATTAATTTAACAGATTTACAAAATGCACCTGTAGATTGGGAGAAATTAGAATCTGGAATTACAGGAGAACTGGCAAGAACAAGCAAAAAAGAATTATACGAACATCAAAAAGAAGCTTTAAACAATACTGAAAAGCATTTTAGCAAGCACAATAGAGGGAAGCTTATAATGGCTTGTGGAACTGGTAAAACGTTTACTTCCTTACGTATTGCAGAAAATGAAACTAAAGACAAGGGTTTAGTATTATTCTTAGTCCCATCTATTGCGTTGTTAGGGCAAACTTTAAGAGAATGGTCTGCAAATTCAAAAGAACCAATAAATCCTATATGTATTTGCTCTGATAGTAAAATTACAAGACAACAAGCCAATGCAGATTTTGGAGATTCAAGTGCTATTGACTTAGCTCTTCCAGCCTCTACAGATGTCAAAAATATTGTGAGACAATTTCAAGCCATAGATTTAAGAAAAAAGAGCGGTATGACAGTTGTTTTTTCAACTTATCAATCTATTGAAGTAATTGCAAAAGCTCAAAATGAATTAAGTAAAATAAACCCTAATAAATCTGAATTTGATTTAATTATTTGTGATGAAGCCCACAGAACAACAGGAGTTTCAATAAGCAAAGAAGATTCTTCGGCTTTTGTAAAAGTTCATGATAATGATTTTATAAAGTCTAAGAAAAGACTTTATATGACGGCTACACCTAGACTATTTAGCGATGATTCGAAATCTAAAGCAACTCAAAATGATGCTATTCTTTGCTCTATGGATGATGAAAGTCTATATGGACAAGAAATGTTTAGAATAGGCTTTGGTGAAGCAGTTGAAAAAGGAATGTTGACAGATTATAAAGTTCTTATTTTAACATTAAATGATACTGATGTTCCTGCATCAATCCAAAGAATGATAGCTAATTCAGAAGAAGAAATTACGGCTGATGATGCTTCGAAATTAATCGGTTGTGTTAACGCTCTTTCAAAACAGGTTTTAGGAGATGAAGGACTTATTAAAAATAGCGACCCTGAACCAATGAAAAGAGCCGTTGCTTTTTGTCAAAATATTAGTGTTTCAAAAAAAATAACTAATAACTTTAATGATACTACGGATATTTACTTAGATGATTTAGAACAAAAAGCAAAAGAAAAAATGGTTTCTGTTTCATCAAATCATATAGATGGAAGTATGTCTGCCCCAGAAAGAGATGAATTATTAAACTGGTTGAAATCTACTTCTGCTGATGCAAACGAATGTAGAGTACTGACTAACGTAAGATGTTTAAGTGAAGGAGTTGATGTTCCTTCCTTAGATGCTGTATTGTTTTTATCTGCAAGAAATTCTCAAGTAGACGTTGTTCAGTCTGTAGGAAGAGTAATGCGTAAAGCAAAAGGTAAAAAATATGGATATATCATAATCCCAGTTGTTGTTCCTACAAATGTAGAAGCTTCGAAAGCTTTAGATAATAATGATAGATTTAAAGTCGTTTGGAGTGTTTTAAACGCACTTAGAGCCCACGATGATAGATTCAATGCAACAATTAATAAAATTGATTTAAACAAAAAGAAACCTAATCAAATATTGGTTGGTGGTGCTTCTCATGGAAAGGAAGACTTTTCGGGAGATGGCGTTAATGAACCTGCTGAGGAATACGGGCAAATGAGCAAGCAATTAGCATTACAGTTTGAGGAACTACAAGGAGTAATGTACGCTAAAATGGTTAAAAAAGTTGGTGATAGGGTTTATTGGGAAAAATGGGCTAAAGATGTAGCCATTATTGCAGAAAATCAAATTGCGAGAATTACTCATTTAGTAGAAGAAGATTCTCAGCACCAAAAAGCGTTTAATAATTTTTTATTAGGTCTGCAAAAAAATATAAACCCTAGTATTTCGAAAGATCAAGCAATAGAAATGCTCTCTCAACATATAATCACCAAACCTGTTTTTGAAGCTTTATTTGAGGGTTATTCCTTCGTAGAAAACAACGCCGTTTCGAAAGCTATGCAGTCTATGATGAATATTTTAGAAAACTCAAGAATAGAAAAAGATACTCAAGCATTAGATAAATTTTATAAGTCAGTAAAAAAGAGAGCTTCAGGGATTGATAATGCGGAAGGAAAACAAAAAATTATAATTGAGCTATATGATAAATTCTTTAAAACTGCTTTTCCTAAAATGGTGGAACAATTAGGAATTGTTTATACACCAGTAGAGGTTGTTGATTTTATTATTCATTCTGTAAATGATGTATTAAAAAAAGAATTTAACAGAACTGTATCTGATGAAAATGTACATATTTTAGACCCATTTACAGGAACAGGGACTTTTATAACAAGGCTTTTACAAAGCGGATTAATCAAGCAAAAAGACTTATTTAGAAAATATACTAAAGAATTACATGCTAATGAAATAGTATTATTGGCTTACTATATAGCTGCTGTTAATATAGAAAATGCCTATCATGATGCAACAGAAGACCCAAATGATGGAATAGGTAAAGAAAAATTTACTCCTTTTGATGGTATCGTACTTACAGACACTTTTCAATTAGCAGAAACTCAAAAAAGTGAAAAGCTTTTTTCGGAAATGTTTCCTCAGAATTCAGAAAGAGTACAAAAACAAAAAGATGCACCTATACAGGTAATAATGGGGAATCCACCTTACTCAATTGGGCAAAAATCCGCTAATGATAATGCTCAAAATCAGGAGTACACCAAATTAAATAGTAGAATAGAAAACACCTATGCAAAAGCTAGTGATGCTGGGTTAAGTAAATCTTTATATGATGCTTATATAAAAGCCTTTAGATGGAGTACAGATAGATTAAGCAAAGAGCATGGTGGGGTTATTGCTTTTGTGAGTAATGGTGCTTGGTTAGATGGAAATAGCACTGATGGTTTTAGAAAAACTATAGAAGAAGAATTTAGCTCTATATATGTATTTAATCTAAGAGGAAACCAAAGAACTTCTGGTGAATTAAGTAGAAAAGAAGGTGGTAAAATATTTGGTAGTGGTAGTAGAACACCTATATCTATTACCTTATTAATTAAACAACCAAACCATTCAGAAAAAGCAACTATTTATTATCATGATATTGGAGATTATTTAAGCCAAAAAGAAAAACTGCAAATTATAGCAGATTTTAAGAGTGTTGATAATTTACCTATAAAAACTTTAAAACCTAATATAGAGGGAGATTGGATAAACCAAAGAAATACCATCTTTGACACTTTTATTCCTATTGAACCTGAAAAGAAATTCGATACTAAAACTCAATCTTTCTTTAATACTTATGCTGTAGGAATATCTACATCAAGAGATTATTGGATTTACAACTTTTCAAGAAAAAGGGTTCTTCACAATATGAAATCTTTGATTGAGTTTTACAACAATCAGAGATTTTTATTCCACAATCAAAAAGACAATGAAGTTTCTGATGTAAGAGTTTTTTTAGATAATAATCCTAATAAAATTAGCTGGTCTAGAGCTTTAAGAAATGATGTAAAGAAAAATAAACCTCATCAATTTAAAGAAAATGTATTAACAACTTCTTTATACAGACCATTTAATAAAATTACACTATACAATGATAGAAATTTAATAGAAAGTCCAGGTTTAAACAATTCATTTTTTCCTAGTAATCATGATACAAAAAATGTAGTAATTAGTATAACGGGAAAGGGTAGTTTAGGATTTTCATTTATAATAACAAATGTAATACCAGATGTTTGCTTATCTAAAATGGGAAATGGTGGTAATCAAACATTTCCATTGTATTACTATGAAAAAAATGAAAACAAGCAAAACACTTTGTTTGATGCTAATACAGAAGATGAATTCATAAGAAAAGATGGTGTTAGTGATTTTATTTTAAAAAGAGCTATAAAGCAGTATGGTAAATCAGTAAGCAAAGAAGATATATTTTATTATGTATATGGTATTTTACACAGTTCTGAGTACAGAGCAACATTTGCCAATGATTTAAAGAAAATGTTACCAAGAATACCATTAGTCGATAAGCCCAAAGATTTTTGGGCATTTAGTAAAGCAGGTAGATCCTTAGCAGATTTACATCTAAATTACGAAGAAATTAAAGCTTTTGAAGATGTGAAAATTGTAGGAATGGAATTCAAGTTCTTTAAAGTTGAAAAAATGCGATTTGGGAAGAAAAAAATAGATATTGATGGTAAAAAGAAAAGTGTTAACGATAAATCAATCATTAATTTCAATAGTAAAATAACCATTACTAATATTCCTGAAAAAGCCTATGAATATAAAGTAAACGGTAAGTCTGCTATAGAATGGATAATGGAACGTTATCAAGTGAAAACAGACAAAAAATCAGGTATTACAAACAATCCAAATGATTGGGCTGATGAAGTTGGAAATCCTAAATACATCCTCAACTTATTACTTAGTATAATTAATCTAAGTGTTCAAACCGTTGAAATCGTCGATAATCTTCCAAAATTGAAATTTGATTAA
- a CDS encoding tetratricopeptide repeat protein codes for MKYLFLIISLLYGYIAFSQNTEIDSLKNELSKTNIDSVKIKLNNRIGKTLLSNDFLEARKYYLKSLDLDGENIESHQNLALTYYLEGNKDKFKSIYVYLLQNVLDTLNTNHFKSIGSINHNLGIYYYQAGVMDSSLAHYKKAIAYNEKINNTATLLKSYAAIAGPLRRLGDYETCNDYLFKGIELLKDDKENETLGVLYSNLAISFEEVKDFEKAEQYYLQGLNIVEQFGDKRTYFQTATNVTDFYIQSNQIEKADAFNQKLLDRTDIFIHSLPFVYSQTANINKRKGRYTKAIKYANKAIELEKENENDRGIAINYMILGDVYVATKNNVQAKTYYEKAYHIFQLSKDVFSEADVVEKLLRIALTNKEKDELLFEKYKTLQDSINKSEYLTKISDAETKYQTAQKENDIQQLTIENQKSELNIQKQRHYTYSAIGGLIIVALGSLFLLYRKKQKEKIDKIKHQQEIDSFKRGITKMELSNIIGQLEPHEIKNILSGISTDIQDKEPKTYNNLIKLLQITQSSLDNDKATENIKVQLEQAKNLLTLKQQNLFEPLTFRIDNHVDGKIPLPKLLLLNMVQNAIKHGIKGKKDGGDICISLFEENNTINVQIKDTGKGFVNSSNNDTGIGISAYQKLFTQLNAHNSKKAIFEVKSEKEKGTKVSIQIPKNYNYEI; via the coding sequence ATGAAATACTTGTTCCTAATTATTAGTCTTTTATATGGCTATATTGCTTTTTCTCAAAATACCGAGATAGATAGCCTAAAAAATGAATTATCTAAAACCAATATCGATTCTGTAAAAATCAAACTCAACAACCGAATAGGGAAAACACTGTTATCTAATGATTTTTTAGAAGCAAGAAAATACTACCTCAAAAGCCTTGATCTTGATGGTGAAAATATTGAAAGTCATCAAAACCTTGCTTTAACTTACTACTTAGAGGGAAACAAAGATAAGTTCAAAAGCATTTATGTATATCTTTTACAAAATGTACTCGATACGCTAAATACCAACCATTTTAAGTCCATAGGTAGTATTAATCATAATTTAGGAATCTATTACTATCAGGCTGGCGTTATGGATAGTAGTTTGGCACACTATAAAAAAGCAATAGCCTATAATGAAAAAATCAATAATACAGCAACATTATTAAAATCATACGCTGCAATTGCTGGACCATTGAGACGACTGGGAGATTACGAAACCTGTAATGATTACTTGTTCAAAGGAATAGAATTGCTAAAAGATGATAAAGAAAATGAAACATTAGGAGTGTTGTATTCAAATTTGGCTATTAGTTTTGAAGAAGTAAAAGACTTTGAAAAAGCAGAACAGTATTACTTACAAGGACTGAATATTGTAGAACAATTTGGAGACAAAAGAACCTACTTTCAAACTGCAACCAATGTGACTGATTTCTATATCCAATCCAACCAAATAGAAAAGGCTGATGCATTCAATCAGAAACTTTTAGACAGAACCGATATCTTCATCCATTCTTTACCCTTTGTGTATTCTCAAACAGCCAATATTAATAAAAGAAAAGGACGCTATACAAAAGCTATTAAGTATGCAAACAAAGCTATCGAGTTGGAGAAAGAAAACGAAAATGATAGAGGCATAGCTATAAACTATATGATTTTAGGAGATGTATATGTTGCTACTAAAAATAACGTTCAAGCAAAAACCTATTATGAAAAAGCATACCACATTTTCCAATTGTCTAAAGATGTATTTTCAGAAGCAGATGTCGTAGAAAAACTGTTGAGAATAGCACTTACTAACAAAGAAAAGGACGAACTACTATTTGAAAAATATAAAACCCTACAGGATTCTATCAACAAATCAGAATACTTAACGAAAATTAGCGATGCTGAAACCAAATACCAAACAGCTCAAAAAGAAAACGATATCCAACAATTAACAATAGAAAACCAAAAATCAGAATTAAACATCCAAAAACAACGACATTATACCTATTCGGCAATAGGTGGTTTAATCATAGTGGCATTAGGTAGTTTATTCCTCCTCTATCGAAAAAAACAAAAGGAGAAAATAGATAAAATAAAACATCAACAAGAAATAGATTCTTTTAAAAGAGGTATTACCAAAATGGAACTTTCCAATATTATTGGACAACTAGAACCACATGAAATAAAAAATATTTTAAGTGGAATAAGTACTGATATCCAAGACAAAGAACCGAAAACATACAACAATCTAATAAAGCTTTTACAGATTACACAGAGTTCATTGGATAACGACAAAGCAACTGAAAATATTAAAGTTCAACTGGAACAAGCAAAGAATTTGCTAACATTAAAACAGCAAAATCTGTTTGAGCCATTAACTTTTAGAATAGATAATCATGTAGATGGGAAAATACCTTTACCCAAATTGTTACTTTTAAATATGGTTCAAAATGCCATAAAACATGGTATAAAAGGGAAAAAAGATGGAGGAGATATTTGTATAAGCTTGTTTGAAGAAAATAATACTATAAACGTGCAAATTAAAGATACAGGAAAAGGATTTGTAAATTCATCTAATAATGATACTGGAATAGGTATCTCTGCTTATCAAAAATTGTTTACTCAATTAAACGCACACAACTCAAAAAAAGCGATATTTGAAGTAAAGAGTGAAAAAGAAAAAGGAACAAAAGTGAGCATACAAATTCCTAAAAATTACAATTATGAGATATAA
- a CDS encoding site-specific integrase, producing MATMFVTRLQKIDSVKQKDGRYPIVLQVTFNRKVRRKRTGLNALIEQWDFTNHEFKKGVHGRRELNKKLEDIQKKAIKIYEKHFEDKPFDYKVFLELFEEKPIEKRGVSAFCMEVSKGFIKTGQIHSANYYKHTASAVLKVAPKDLPFEDFTEDWLRKFEEYHISKGTKCHNYMVHLRSVFNKAVQKKLADFNRNPFKNPYTNPYGYDFSHLKKLKLKKTKRIKDLDREQLIKLKNFDNMTEKERKYMAIWFFSFYCFGVNLIDIARMKYKHIKNDRWYYDRNKTGTGLKNGKPLIDEALNIIQKFGTSGLKGKKDDYVFDILVGYDENEESINKRVNYYANFIRNACKRVATRMGFDGHFSYYSARYSSATLALNEGADRNTVSHLLDHENFSTIDNYAGRADDSKVLKAMEILKLT from the coding sequence ATGGCTACAATGTTTGTCACTAGGTTGCAAAAAATTGATTCTGTAAAACAAAAAGACGGAAGATATCCAATTGTTTTGCAAGTAACATTTAACAGAAAAGTAAGAAGAAAGCGTACAGGCTTAAATGCTCTAATAGAACAATGGGATTTTACCAACCATGAGTTCAAAAAAGGAGTTCATGGAAGACGAGAACTCAATAAGAAATTAGAAGATATCCAAAAGAAAGCTATCAAAATATATGAAAAGCATTTTGAGGATAAGCCTTTTGACTATAAAGTGTTTTTAGAATTATTTGAAGAGAAGCCTATTGAAAAAAGAGGTGTTTCGGCTTTTTGTATGGAAGTAAGTAAAGGATTTATCAAAACAGGACAAATACATTCAGCAAACTATTATAAACATACGGCAAGTGCAGTTCTCAAAGTTGCACCTAAAGATTTGCCCTTCGAAGATTTTACAGAAGATTGGTTAAGAAAGTTTGAAGAATATCATATCAGTAAAGGAACAAAGTGTCACAATTATATGGTTCATCTTAGGTCTGTATTTAACAAAGCCGTACAAAAGAAATTGGCAGACTTTAATAGAAACCCTTTTAAGAATCCATATACCAATCCATACGGTTATGATTTTTCACATTTGAAGAAGCTCAAACTCAAGAAGACGAAAAGAATAAAAGACTTGGATAGAGAGCAATTGATAAAGCTTAAAAACTTTGATAATATGACCGAAAAAGAAAGAAAGTATATGGCTATTTGGTTCTTTTCATTCTACTGTTTTGGTGTAAATCTCATTGATATTGCTAGAATGAAATACAAGCATATTAAAAATGACCGTTGGTACTACGACAGGAATAAAACAGGAACTGGATTAAAAAATGGAAAACCTCTTATTGATGAAGCTTTAAATATTATTCAAAAGTTTGGAACAAGTGGTCTAAAAGGTAAAAAAGATGATTATGTTTTTGATATCTTGGTGGGATATGATGAAAATGAAGAAAGCATAAACAAAAGAGTAAATTATTACGCAAATTTTATCCGAAATGCTTGTAAAAGAGTAGCAACAAGAATGGGGTTTGATGGGCATTTCTCTTATTATTCCGCAAGATATTCTAGTGCTACATTGGCACTAAATGAAGGAGCAGATAGAAACACGGTTAGTCACTTATTAGACCATGAAAACTTTAGTACCATTGACAACTACGCAGGTAGGGCAGATGATTCTAAAGTATTAAAAGCTATGGAAATATTGAAGTTAACTTAA